A region of Thermococcus piezophilus DNA encodes the following proteins:
- a CDS encoding inorganic phosphate transporter, with protein MILITAALFMAWAIGANDSAKAVGTAVGSGVIGFKRAVLLIGIFTTLGVLLGGSGVSGTVSGLAGGIEAPTLGLVLFSAAVAVTIASLWGKPISTTQSLLGALTGASLALGLSVDWGTLGRIALAWVLSPILAALAAIVVYRLYSPVLKKVKCLRNLELSQRWLIFTAASFSAFNLGANELSNVAGILESLGFDGPFKVVLALMLAIGALTFSYEVMMTVGRNLSPLGPTSAFSSQLGASLAVSAANLLGLPVSSGQAIIGAISGLSAYKGEHVNVRVLLGIVRGWILGPLAAGGLAYLLVGLLA; from the coding sequence ATGATCCTCATAACCGCCGCCCTCTTCATGGCCTGGGCGATAGGCGCAAACGACAGTGCAAAGGCCGTTGGAACCGCCGTTGGGTCTGGAGTTATCGGATTCAAGCGGGCCGTGCTGCTCATCGGGATATTTACGACTTTGGGTGTCCTTCTCGGCGGTTCGGGCGTTTCAGGAACGGTGAGCGGGTTAGCCGGAGGTATAGAAGCCCCGACGCTCGGTTTAGTGCTCTTCAGCGCGGCGGTGGCGGTTACAATTGCAAGCCTCTGGGGAAAGCCCATCTCAACCACTCAGTCCCTCCTCGGAGCTTTAACCGGTGCCTCCCTTGCGCTTGGCCTGTCTGTGGACTGGGGAACGCTGGGGAGGATAGCCCTTGCATGGGTTCTCTCCCCCATCCTGGCGGCTCTTGCGGCCATAGTCGTCTATCGTCTCTACTCCCCGGTGTTGAAGAAAGTAAAGTGCCTCAGAAACTTGGAGCTGAGCCAGAGGTGGCTGATATTCACGGCGGCTTCTTTCTCAGCTTTCAACCTCGGTGCAAACGAGCTCTCCAACGTGGCAGGTATACTAGAAAGCTTGGGCTTTGATGGGCCTTTCAAGGTCGTCCTTGCACTTATGCTTGCTATTGGAGCGCTTACCTTTAGCTACGAGGTCATGATGACGGTTGGAAGAAACCTCTCTCCTCTGGGGCCAACTTCGGCCTTCTCATCACAGTTAGGGGCTTCTTTAGCGGTCAGCGCCGCTAACCTGCTGGGCCTTCCAGTTAGCTCTGGCCAGGCGATAATAGGCGCCATAAGCGGGCTTAGTGCTTATAAGGGCGAGCATGTAAACGTCAGGGTTCTCCTTGGAATAGTCCGGGGGTGGATTCTCGGTCCTCTGGCTGCGGGTGGGCTGGCATACCTGCTCGTCGGCCTCTTAGCTTAG